The following proteins come from a genomic window of Malus domestica chromosome 02, GDT2T_hap1:
- the LOC114827640 gene encoding probable protein ABIL5: MEEEMQSNSKSPSGRGQESEAESKDIVSFDKSLQELRDLRSQLHYAADYCESTFLKSKEKKVVMENTKEYICRAVVTVVDHLGCVSANLNGLISETNTFSEAEIRIDCLKQRMFLCEQYTHKFSLPRVRWKDIIPQHKARFLSAATKEAEKPNDDLRAIPGNPASRKTIDKQELGKDVAMPLSLYTSSHKPSSSKGENNSVLVPVRDGLSILSRGPNPTFHFQESRKITGRLKKSGHSNDILALVRRAKRMV; the protein is encoded by the exons ATGGAGGAGGAGATGCAGAGCAACTCCAAATCCCCCTCAGGGAGAGGGCAAGAATCAGAGGCAGAGTCTAAGGACATTGTGAGCTTTGATAAGTCTCTTCAG GAACTAAGAGACCTGCGCTCACAACTTCACTATGCTGCTGACTACTGTGAATCAACCTTCCTAAAGTCCAAAGAAAAGAAAGT TGTGATGGAAAACACCAAAGAGTACATATGCAGAGCTGTGGTGACTGTTGTCGATCATCTTGGATGCGTTTCTGCCAACCTCAACGGCCTCATTTCTGAAACTAACACATTTTCGGAGGCTGAGATTCGAATTGACTGCCTCAAACAA AGGATGTTCCTATGTGAACAATACACCCACAAATTTTCCCTGCCTAGAGTCCGATGGAAGGACATTATCCCGCAGCATAAAGCAAGGTTTTTATCTGCAG CTACcaaagaagctgagaaacccaATGACGATTTGAG GGCTATTCCAGGAAATCCAGCCTCTCGTAAAACCATTGACAAGCAAGAACTTGGCAAAGATGTAGCAATGCCACTTTCCTTGTACACCTCGTCTCACAAACCGTCATCGTCCAAGGGCGAAAACAATTCAGTTTTAG TGCCAGTCCGTGATGGCCTCTCAATCCTGTCTAGAGGTCCAAACCCTACATTTCATTTCCAG GAATCTCGGAAGATTACTGGCCGCCTCAAGAAATCTGGGCACAGTAATGACATCTTGGCACTCGTTAGACGAGCAAAAAGAATGGtatga
- the LOC103448823 gene encoding proteinaceous RNase P 1, chloroplastic/mitochondrial-like → MELFQRPHMASFTSNALQQKHHHHHLLSATLCKCPSAFHVFKFRFPSHIFTFSPPKQTLNLYPLPLARQNISHIVAKLSSTTYHEPYTKSQNSGTGSGSEFSSLKSTEQRVSRKPVKNHVGSGVEKKGEDTRKNLVFRKRREGNGPNGPNGPNGHSSRRFRDENAVKSSKSRGSLGVKEGRNKRGGGNQVGGEERRGRGLKKYDADLPEVKMRVGLDMCSKRGDVMGAIRFYDLAQTEEIKLEQYHYTVLLYLCSSAAVGVVRPAKSGSGSRTLDTLDSHSEETRVGSMDTSNLDNEDLDDTCGSNSFDDDSDGTSDENENLAWFSNGFVKRNSRLLDGLNYPTKGGDDSSNVKEGSSKQEDNGIRVSEDVKKYALKRGFEIYEKMCSDNVPVNEAALTSVARMAMSMGDGDMAFDMVRQMKSMGINPRLRSYGPALSAFCHSGDIDKAFAVEKHMLEHGVYPEEPELEALLRVSVGVGKGDKVYYMLHKLRTSVRRVSPSTADLIVKWFLSKEASRVGRTKWDRRSIRDAIENGGGGWHGQGWLGKGKWSVLRTTIGDDGLCKCCGEKLATIDLDPVETENFAESVASIAIKREKNSSFQKFQKWLDYYGPFEAVVDGANVGLFSQKKFVPSKVNAVVNGIRQKLPSKKWPLIVLHNRRITGGRMDERVNRALIEKWQNADALYATPTGSNDDWYWLYAAIKFKCLLVTNDEMRDHIFQLLGNDFFPRWKERHQVHFTFSDAGPVFHMPPPCSVVIQESEEGHWHIPVVSEHERESERTWLCIMRAKSRTATKDSAAIPEDAQPPRHNGYARSATRTGVDSQPLNSGNKKYSKHKPKEFIKNVKDILLGSVTSDHHSIVPDIATAEKIGGCTIDFQI, encoded by the exons ATGGAGCTCTTCCAACGGCCACACATGGCCTCCTTCACCTCCAACGCACTGCAGCAaaagcaccaccaccaccacctcctctCCGCCACCCTCTGTAAGTGCCCGTCAGCTTTCCACGTCTTTAAATTCCGTTTTCCTTCTCATATTTTCACTTTCTCGCCACCCAAACAGACCCTTAATCTTTATCCACTTCCACTAGCTAGACAAAACATTAGCCACATAGTTGCAAAGTTATCCTCGACAACGTACCACGAACCGTACACAAAATCGCAGAACTCAGGAACTGGAAGTGGTTCGGAGTTTTCTTCCTTAAAGTCCACGGAACAACGGGTTTCGAGAAAACCCGTAAAGAACCATGTCGGTTCAGGAGTGGAGAAGAAGGGTGAAGATACTAGGAAAAATCTTGTCTTTAGAAAGAGGAGGGAGGGGAATGGTCCTAATGGgccaaatgggccaaatgggcATTCTTCTAGGAGGTTTAGAGATGAGAATGCGGTAAAATCTTCGAAAAGCCGAGGCAGTTTAGGGGTAAAGGAGGGGAGGAACAAGAGGGGTGGTGGTAATCAGGTgggaggagaagagagaagggggaGAGGGTTGAAGAAGTATGACGCTGATTTGCCGGAAGTTAAGATGCGAGTAGGTTTGGATATGTGCTCGAAGAGAGGGGATGTGATGGGTGCAATTAGGTTCTATGATTTGGCTCAAACGGAAGAGATTAAGTTGGAGCAGTACCATTATACTGTGCTGTTGTATCTCTGCTCTTCTGCAGCTGTTGGTGTTGTTCGTCCGGCGAAGAGTGGGAGTGGGAGTCGGACTTTGGATACCTTGGATTCGCACAGTGAAGAAACTAGGGTGGGATCCATGGATACATCAAATTTGGACAATGAGGACCTGGATGATACCTGTGGAAGTAACAGTTTTGATGATGATTCGGATGGTACTTCCGATGAAAATGAGAATTTAGCATGGTTTTCTAATGGGTTTGTGAAGCGAAATTCCCGCCTTTTAGATGGACTGAACTACCCCACAAAGGGTGGAGATGATTCTTCTAATGTAAAAGAAGGGAGCAGTAAGCAAGAAGATAATGGAATTCGGGTTAGTGAAGATGTGAAGAAGTATGCGCTCAAAAGGGGATTTGAGATCTATGAGAAGATGTGTTCGGATAATGTTCCGGTGAATGAGGCAGCATTGACATCTGTGGCTAGAATGGCAATGTCAATGGGTGATGGAGACATGGCATTTGATATGGTGAGGCAAATGAAGTCAATGGGAATAAATCCTAGACTCCGTTCCTACGGTCCTGCATTATCTGCTTTTTGCCATAGCGGAGATATTGATAAAGCATTTGCTGTTGAGAAACACATGTTGGAGCATGGTGTTTATCCGGAAGAGCCTGAACTTGAAGCCCTCTTAAGAGTGAGTGTGGGAGTTGGTAAAGGCGACAAGGTGTATTATATGCTGCACAAACTAAGAACAAGCGTAAGGAGGGTGTCGCCGTCTACTGCAGATTTAATCGTAAAATGGTTTCTTAGTAAGGAAGCTTCAAGAGTGGGGAGAACAAAATGGGATCGAAGGTCTATAAGGGATGCAATCGAGAATGGAGGTGGGGGCTGGCATGGGCAGGGCTGGTTGGGAAAAGGGAAGTGGTCTGTGTTACGTACTACAATCGGAGATGATGGCTTGTGCAAATGCTGTGGGGAAAAACTGGCCACAATTGACCTTGATCCCGTAGAAACAGAAAACTTTGCCGAGTCAGTTGCATCAATAGctataaaaagagagaaaaactcAAGCTTTCAGAAATTTCAA AAATGGCTGGACTATTAtggaccttttgaagcagtggTGGATGGAGCTAATGTAGGCCTTTTCAGTCAGAAGAAATTTGTCCCGTCCAAG GTCAATGCTGTTGTTAATGGAATACGGCAGAAACTTCCTTCAAAGAAATGGCCACTTATTGTTCTTCATAATAGGCGCATCACCGGAGGCAGAATGGATGAGAGAGTAAATAGGGCACTGATTGAGAAGTGGCAAAATGCCGATGCTCTATATGCAACACCTACTGGTTCAAATGATGATTG GTACTGGTTGTATGCAGCTATAAAGTTCAAGTGCTTACTTGTGACAAATGATGAGATGAGAGACCATATATTTCAACTTCTCGGAAATGATTTCTTTCCCAGATGGAAAGAAAGGCATCAA GTGCATTTCACTTTTTCTGATGCTGGTCCAGTCTTTCACATGCCTCCTCCCTGTTCTGTTGTAATACAG GAATCAGAGGAAGGGCACTGGCACATTCCAGTTGTATCAGAACATGAGCGCGAATCAGAAAGAACATGGCTATGCATTATGCGAGCTAAATCACGCACAGCAACAAAGGATTCTGCAGCCATCCCTGAAG ATGCACAACCCCCTCGTCATAACGGATATGCAAGGTCAGCCACCCGAACTGGTGTTGATTCACAGCCACTGAATAGTGGCAACAAAAAATATTCTAAACACAAACCTAAGGAATTTATCAAGAATGTCAAAGATATTCTGTTGGGGTCCGTGACCTCGGATCATCACTCGATTGTGCCAGACATTGCAACTGCAGAGAAGATTGGTGGATGCACCATTGATTTCCAAATATAA